The Dyella sp. 2HG41-7 sequence TTGTCGCCGAGAGCACCGAACAAGGCGTACTCGATGCCGACGAGCAGGCGATGGTGAACCGCGTGCTACGCCTGGGCGATCGCACGGTGGACAGCGTGATGACGCCGCGCACGCGCATCGCGTGGTTGGATATCAATGCGCCGATCGAAGAAAGCCTCGACGTGCTGCGGCACACCTCGTATTCGCGCTATCCCGTGTATCGCGGCGACGAAAGCGACGTCGTCGGCGTGATGGAAGTGAAGAGCTTGCTTGGCGGCATCACGGTGGGACGTCCCGACTTGTTCCGCACGCTGGCAAAGCCGTTGTACGTACCGGCCACGGCGCGTGCGCTCGATTTGCTAGAAGAATTTCGCGACGCGGAAACGCCGATGGCGCTCGTCGTCGACGAATACGGTGATATCGAAGGCGTGGTCACGCTCAACGATTTGCTCGCCGCCGTGGTGGGTGCCAGCCAGCTCGGTCATGGCGGCGGCGAAGAAAGTGCGCCCATCGTGCAACGTGAAGACGGCAGCTGGTTAATCGACGGTTCGCTTTCCACCGACGATCTGCGCGAACTGCTCCACGTCGATCATTTACCCGGCGAAGACGAACACGACTTCCGCACCATTGCCGGCATGGTGATGGCGGCGCTGGGGCATATTCCGCAAACCGGCGAAGTGTTCGCGTGGCGCGGCATTCGTTTCGAAGTGGTGGATTTGGACGGTGCGCGTATCGACAAATTGTTGGTGACGCCGGCGCCACGAATCGAGCTTGCGGACGACGAGCAGTAATGCAGTTTTCTCCCTCCCCTACTGCACGTAGGGGAGGGAGCAGATCTTTGCATTTGCGATGCTTATTTCTTCTCGCCCGCCAACTTCGCCATCCGCTGCGCATCCGCAAGAATCCCATGCAACATGCGCAACTCCCGCTCGTCCATCTGCGCGCGCTGAAATAGCTTGCGCAGGCGAAGCATGATCATCGTTGGCGCACGGCCCTTGTGAAAATCGATGTCGTCCAAGGTCTGCAGCAGATGTTCGTAGAAGCGCTCCATCTGCGCCGCATCGGCCGGCGGTTCGTCGTTCAGGGGTGGTGGCGAAGGTAATTTTTCGCCCAGCAATGCAATGCGTAACTCGTACGCCATCACCTGCACGGCCTGCGAAAGATTGAGCGAACTGAAATCGTCCACGCTGGGAATGCGCACCATCGCGTGACAACGCGCCAGTTCGTCGTTCTCAAGACCGGTGCGCTCGTTGCCAAACACCAGCGCCACTTCCTCGCCGCGCTCGGCTGCGGCCAACGCCTGTGCCGCCGCTTCGCGCGGCGTGAGTTCCGGCAGATTCACGCCGCGACGCCGTGCGGATAACCCAAACGCTATCCGCGTTCCGGCCAGCGCATCGACCAGCCCGTCATGCACGCCTGCGCCTTCCAGCACATCGTCCGCGCCTGCCGCCATGGCCGACGCTTCGCGATCGGGAAAGCGGTGCGGCGCGACCAGGTTCATGCGGGAAAAACCCATGGTCCGCATCGCCCGCGCCGCGCTGCCGATATTGCCCGGATGGGAGGTGCGAACGAGGACGAAACGAAAGAGGCCAGGCAGATCGGAGGCGACGGTCATGCGAAGAACGATGCGCGTTGAGGGGTGGCAAGGATAGTCGACCGCCGGGGATTTCTGGGCAAATGGGAGGCCGCAAAGCGCAAAATTTCCAGCTGTCGCGGGTGTTTGCAAGGCTTTCGCACCACCCGTCCCTCGCCCCGAACCTCGCGCTCTGCTACCATTTCCGGCCGTTAACCCGTTCTTTTGCCAAGCCAAAGCCATGACCAGACCCGCCGTCAACGTCGCGGTACGTGCCGCGCGCTCCGCCGGTAACGTGATCCTGCGTTACATGAACCGTATCGACGGCCTCAATGTCGTTGAAAAGCAACGCATGGACTTTGCGTCCGAGGTCGACAAGCTGGCTGAGGCCGAGATCGTCAAGGAACTCCGTCGCGCCTACCCCACCCACTCGATCCTCGCCGAGGAAAGCGGCAGCACGGGCAAGGGGCCGCTGGTCTGGGTGATCGATCCCCTCGACGGCACGCACAACTACCTGCGCGGCATTCCGCATTTCAGCGTCTCCATCGCGCTTCTCGACAAAGGCGAGCCGGTGTACGCGGTGGTGTTCGATCCGTTGCGCGACGAATTGTTTACCGCAAGCAAAGGCGATGGCGCGTATCTCAACGATCGCCGCATTCGCGTCAGCAAGCGCGAAAACCTCGTCGGCGCAATGATCGGCACCGGCTTTCCGTATCGCCAACGCGCGCATCTGGATTCGCAACTCGCGATGACGCGCGCGCTGCTGACGCAAGCCGAGGACATTCGCCGCTCGGGTTCGGCCGCGCTCGATCTCGCCTACACCGCAGCCGGCCGCTACGACGGCTTCTTCGAAATCGGGTTGAAGCCGTGGGATATGGCCGCCGGCGTACTGCTGGTCCGTGAAGCGGGCGGTCAATACTGCGATTTCGCAGGACGCGACGGTATTCCTGAAAGCGGCAACATCATCGCCGGCAATCACTTGTTGGTGAAAGCGATGACCGAAGCAATCGGCGCCAATGCGACGCCGGCGTTGTTGAAAGCCTGAGGTTTATCGCTCAACAAAAAAGGCGCCGTCAGGCGCTTTTTTATCAGGGCGACGAATCGCGCAAACCGAGATTGAACGTCATGCCGAACGGATCGCGAAGATAACAGCGCGGAACGGCGGGGTCTTCTTCGATCAACGTGCATCCGGAAGCGAGCAAAGCCTGTTTCGTTGCCTGCACGTTCTGCACCAGAAAATCGAAAACTGGTCCATGTGCTTCGCCTTTTTCTACGTAAAGGCGAAACGAGCCGGTTTCGAATCCCATCATGGTGTCGCTGCGATACACCACCTCGAAGCCCAAGGTCGATGTGTAAAACGCGATGGCCGCAGGCCAATCGTCAGTGCGGATGATGATGTCGCGCGAGGAACGAATGGAAGCTGTCATGTCGATCACTCCTTGAGCGCAATGCGCTCAGTGCGATGCTTGTTCCGCGACCACGTCGAAGTGCTGCACTTCAGGCTCGAATTCCAGCAGAAACCCCGAGTCTTCCGGGTAATACTTCGCGCTCAGAATATCGTCGCCGGCGAAAGCGCGTATCGCCTCCTCGGACGACCAATGCGTAACGGTGAGGAAATGCGAAACATCGCCGTCGTCGCGTCGCAGAATTGCGACATCGATATTGCCGGAAACCGAACGGTAATCGGAAATCGCGCGGTCCTTCAGGAATATCGCGTATTCGTCGGCGCGCTCGCGCGATGTTCGGCCATGCCAGATACGGCAGATCATGCGAATTACCTTGTTGAAGAGATGCAGCGTTCCCTAAATCAGTTGGGCAAGTTGAGTTGCCACGATACGCCGAATCGATCGTTGACCCATCCGAATTTTTTGCTGAACCCGTAGTTGTTCAGCGGCATCAGCTCCTTGCCGTCCGCCGCCAGTTGCGCAAAGGCGTGATCCAGATCGGATTCGTCATCCAATTCGATAAACAGCGACATCGACGGCGTGAAGGTAAAGCCATGCTCGATCGGACTGTCCGAGCAATAGAAAGGTCGCCCACACAGCGTAAAGGAAGCGATTTTTATCGATCCCTCTGGGCCGGATTCGCCCGCGCGGTAACGCAAAATCGAA is a genomic window containing:
- a CDS encoding VOC family protein, coding for MTASIRSSRDIIIRTDDWPAAIAFYTSTLGFEVVYRSDTMMGFETGSFRLYVEKGEAHGPVFDFLVQNVQATKQALLASGCTLIEEDPAVPRCYLRDPFGMTFNLGLRDSSP
- a CDS encoding hemolysin family protein, with amino-acid sequence MLTTIALVLLLALCNGFFALSEMALVASRKSRLKQMAQTSRRAKVALRHAEAPEHFLSTVQVGITIVMLVTGAIAGDAIGTHISGLLQGGSIAWLAPYTRIIGIVLGFMIISFIQIVVGELVPKRMALSSPEKVSSIVAVPMLVLSRATAPFVWLLNRSSGLLLKLMRVQDRGQSAATEEEIRLLVAESTEQGVLDADEQAMVNRVLRLGDRTVDSVMTPRTRIAWLDINAPIEESLDVLRHTSYSRYPVYRGDESDVVGVMEVKSLLGGITVGRPDLFRTLAKPLYVPATARALDLLEEFRDAETPMALVVDEYGDIEGVVTLNDLLAAVVGASQLGHGGGEESAPIVQREDGSWLIDGSLSTDDLRELLHVDHLPGEDEHDFRTIAGMVMAALGHIPQTGEVFAWRGIRFEVVDLDGARIDKLLVTPAPRIELADDEQ
- a CDS encoding VOC family protein, which produces MAKTITPFLMFEGAAEEAMTFYVSLFDGSHIDSILRYRAGESGPEGSIKIASFTLCGRPFYCSDSPIEHGFTFTPSMSLFIELDDESDLDHAFAQLAADGKELMPLNNYGFSKKFGWVNDRFGVSWQLNLPN
- a CDS encoding RNA methyltransferase; translation: MTVASDLPGLFRFVLVRTSHPGNIGSAARAMRTMGFSRMNLVAPHRFPDREASAMAAGADDVLEGAGVHDGLVDALAGTRIAFGLSARRRGVNLPELTPREAAAQALAAAERGEEVALVFGNERTGLENDELARCHAMVRIPSVDDFSSLNLSQAVQVMAYELRIALLGEKLPSPPPLNDEPPADAAQMERFYEHLLQTLDDIDFHKGRAPTMIMLRLRKLFQRAQMDERELRMLHGILADAQRMAKLAGEKK
- a CDS encoding inositol monophosphatase family protein, whose protein sequence is MTRPAVNVAVRAARSAGNVILRYMNRIDGLNVVEKQRMDFASEVDKLAEAEIVKELRRAYPTHSILAEESGSTGKGPLVWVIDPLDGTHNYLRGIPHFSVSIALLDKGEPVYAVVFDPLRDELFTASKGDGAYLNDRRIRVSKRENLVGAMIGTGFPYRQRAHLDSQLAMTRALLTQAEDIRRSGSAALDLAYTAAGRYDGFFEIGLKPWDMAAGVLLVREAGGQYCDFAGRDGIPESGNIIAGNHLLVKAMTEAIGANATPALLKA